The following coding sequences are from one Beggiatoa alba B18LD window:
- a CDS encoding TOBE domain-containing protein, producing the protein MYTSARNQFKGTVAKIAKGAVNAEVTLKLAGDVEVVASITVSSLDRLGLKEGQSAIALIKAPQVILVSADTKLKFSARNHLAGKVASIEKGAVNTIVSVTLAGGAVLKSVITEDALSDLGLKEGVAVAAVFKSSSVILAVE; encoded by the coding sequence ATGTACACCAGTGCAAGAAATCAATTCAAAGGGACTGTTGCTAAGATTGCTAAAGGGGCAGTTAATGCCGAAGTGACGTTAAAATTAGCGGGTGATGTTGAAGTTGTCGCCTCTATCACGGTGTCTAGTTTAGACCGTTTAGGTTTAAAAGAAGGGCAATCTGCGATTGCTTTAATCAAAGCCCCGCAGGTTATTCTGGTCAGTGCCGATACTAAGTTGAAATTTAGTGCTAGAAATCATTTAGCGGGCAAAGTTGCCAGTATCGAAAAAGGGGCTGTCAATACCATTGTTAGCGTTACGTTAGCGGGTGGTGCTGTTCTGAAATCTGTCATTACTGAGGATGCTTTAAGTGATTTAGGTCTGAAAGAAGGCGTAGCTGTTGCCGCTGTCTTCAAATCTAGTAGTGTTATCCTCGCTGTAGAATAA
- a CDS encoding (5-formylfuran-3-yl)methyl phosphate synthase: protein MTQLLASVMNVAEADQALQGGADIIDLKNPLAGALGALPSATIRAVTQFVNHRAPVSATVGDLPMQAEMIYRAVAKTMDDGVDYVKIGFWGATPALDCMKALEPLTQRGGKLIAVLFADQQPNLATLFEFAQAGFTGVMLDTANKQKGNLTHYLNNSELGFFVKQTQSLGLINGLAGSIGLANIPQLMILSPFYLGFRGALCVAQQRQAVLQAHAVKQIREAMLNCKKDLKIA, encoded by the coding sequence ATGACGCAATTATTAGCCAGTGTAATGAATGTAGCAGAAGCCGACCAAGCCTTGCAGGGTGGTGCTGATATTATTGATTTAAAAAATCCTTTGGCAGGGGCTTTAGGCGCTTTACCTAGTGCAACGATTCGTGCTGTCACGCAATTTGTTAATCATCGTGCGCCAGTCAGTGCAACCGTTGGTGATTTACCGATGCAAGCCGAGATGATTTATCGAGCAGTGGCAAAAACGATGGATGATGGGGTTGATTACGTTAAAATTGGTTTTTGGGGGGCAACGCCTGCATTGGATTGTATGAAAGCCTTAGAACCCTTAACTCAACGGGGTGGCAAATTAATCGCGGTCTTATTTGCAGACCAACAACCTAATTTAGCAACTCTTTTTGAATTTGCTCAAGCAGGATTTACTGGGGTTATGTTGGATACGGCAAATAAACAAAAAGGCAATTTAACACATTATCTGAATAATAGTGAATTAGGTTTTTTTGTTAAGCAAACTCAGTCGCTTGGTTTAATAAATGGGTTGGCTGGTTCAATAGGGCTTGCAAATATCCCTCAACTAATGATATTATCCCCTTTCTATTTAGGGTTTCGCGGTGCGTTATGTGTTGCACAGCAACGGCAAGCAGTTTTGCAGGCTCATGCCGTAAAGCAAATCCGTGAAGCAATGTTAAATTGTAAAAAAGATTTAAAAATTGCTTGA
- a CDS encoding porin: protein MKQKTLVSSVTAALLAVSPFVLADDMSDMKAQIEQLQKRINTLESTGSSGAIITAPKPKYGLTLKGHVNRAVMYADDGVDSDTFFVDNDNSSSRLNIDGKAAVSDDVTVGVAWELEYQSNASNTVVMNQTASNSSETFFKERKIELYFDSKTLGRLWLGQGDMASNTTTEQDLSGTSIAGYSLLNGLGGALSFRDSDAVNNPNVATITQVTTNFDGLSRDDRVRYDTPSLGGLMLSASATTGGAWDAAAYLARSFGPVKVAAAGFYADPQDLKTYESRYGGSASFLYEPIGISLTLAYGQESYDLSKSTRDDEATSYYGKLGYQFKGSDVGKTAIALSYGITEDYNKVDDELSSWGLGLVQNIDKAATEVFFQYQGFSLDRTGTNVEDIFAIMGGARVKF from the coding sequence ATGAAGCAAAAGACTTTAGTATCTAGCGTAACAGCCGCTCTGTTAGCTGTTTCTCCTTTCGTGTTAGCTGATGACATGTCTGACATGAAAGCGCAAATCGAACAATTGCAAAAACGCATTAACACCTTAGAATCCACTGGTTCTTCAGGTGCAATCATCACCGCACCTAAGCCTAAATATGGCTTAACTTTAAAAGGTCACGTTAACCGTGCCGTTATGTACGCTGATGATGGTGTCGATAGCGATACATTCTTTGTGGACAATGATAACTCCTCCAGCCGTTTAAATATCGATGGCAAAGCAGCGGTTAGCGATGACGTAACTGTTGGTGTGGCTTGGGAATTAGAATATCAATCTAATGCCAGCAATACCGTTGTTATGAATCAAACTGCTAGCAACAGCTCCGAGACTTTCTTCAAAGAACGTAAGATCGAACTGTACTTTGATAGCAAAACCTTAGGTCGTTTATGGTTAGGTCAAGGCGACATGGCTTCTAATACGACCACAGAACAAGACCTCTCTGGCACTTCAATTGCTGGTTACTCCTTACTGAATGGTCTCGGTGGTGCGTTATCTTTCCGTGATTCTGATGCTGTTAACAATCCTAACGTAGCTACCATTACTCAAGTCACCACCAACTTTGATGGTTTAAGCCGTGATGACCGTGTTCGTTACGACACACCCAGCTTAGGTGGTTTAATGTTATCCGCCAGTGCGACAACTGGTGGGGCATGGGATGCTGCTGCTTATTTAGCACGTTCTTTCGGTCCTGTGAAAGTTGCTGCTGCTGGTTTCTATGCTGACCCTCAAGACCTGAAAACCTATGAAAGCCGTTACGGTGGTTCTGCTTCTTTCTTATATGAACCCATCGGTATCAGCTTAACCTTAGCATATGGTCAAGAAAGCTATGACTTAAGCAAATCTACCCGTGATGATGAAGCAACTTCTTATTATGGTAAATTAGGCTACCAATTCAAAGGCTCTGATGTAGGTAAAACTGCTATCGCCCTTTCTTATGGTATTACCGAAGACTACAATAAAGTTGATGACGAGCTTTCCAGCTGGGGCTTAGGCTTAGTTCAAAATATCGACAAAGCTGCAACCGAAGTATTCTTCCAATACCAAGGTTTCTCTTTAGACCGTACTGGTACCAATGTGGAAGACATTTTCGCCATCATGGGTGGCGCGCGCGTCAAGTTCTAA
- a CDS encoding DUF447 domain-containing protein — translation MIYESIVTTCNPDGSMHPAPLGIHWQVDTLIIAPFCPCRTLDNLTHTSQAVINFCDDVRLFAGCLTGRRDWSSRSATTIQGYVLSVALSHLEVQVVKVEADEVRPRFYCKVVHEATHAPFRGFNRAQAAVIEGAILISRLAFLPLNKVQQELDYLKIAIEKTAGEREQEAWQWLMEKYNAFLMENV, via the coding sequence ATGATTTATGAGTCCATTGTCACAACGTGTAATCCTGATGGCAGTATGCACCCTGCGCCGTTAGGCATTCATTGGCAAGTAGATACATTAATTATCGCGCCTTTTTGTCCTTGTCGAACCTTGGATAATTTAACGCACACTTCACAAGCTGTGATTAATTTTTGTGATGATGTTCGTCTATTTGCGGGTTGTTTGACGGGGCGACGTGATTGGTCGAGTCGTTCTGCAACGACTATTCAAGGGTATGTACTTTCTGTTGCGTTAAGTCATTTAGAAGTACAGGTCGTTAAGGTAGAAGCGGATGAAGTTCGTCCACGTTTTTATTGTAAAGTGGTTCATGAAGCGACTCATGCGCCTTTTCGTGGTTTTAACCGTGCACAAGCTGCTGTGATTGAAGGGGCTATTTTAATCAGCCGTTTGGCATTTCTGCCCCTCAATAAAGTACAACAAGAATTAGACTATTTAAAAATAGCGATTGAGAAAACCGCTGGAGAGAGAGAGCAAGAAGCATGGCAGTGGTTGATGGAAAAATATAATGCTTTTTTGATGGAAAATGTTTAG
- a CDS encoding ExeA family protein, whose amino-acid sequence MYTTHFGLTATPFSLTPDPHYLYLSERHREALAHLLYGVNENAGFILLSGEVGTGKTTLCRCLIEQLPKNVDVALLLNPRVSPLELLASLFDELRISYDRSFSLKNFIDTLNNYLLTAHAVGRKTILILDEAQNLSPDVLEQVRLLTNLETNSQKLLQIILVGQPELNQILKRNNLRQLAQRITARYHLLPLSLKDTQAYINHRLAISGARRPLFNRPAIHYIYQRTGGIPRLINIICDRSLLGGYVNNKTIVDLSVVRKAVREVRGEHFNPYVSPQWVGGIAVLLVVSALSGWAVYQYPNIHNFFQSSEQTTAETPKTPTLPAENTLVSKPSLPAVTTTSSALPIVTSHLSPIHRAVDASQPIATTPPVVTPPPTVTTTAPQVNTDVTTSTPASDDILSTLKNANTLSDTKTAFDTLFALWGMEYEKLAGTTACDKAASQGWACFYKAGTWDDIRRLNSPTVIELNTEDGKQYHVVVTRLDQTTATLNFGGQSLTYMTKTIDRFWAGQLLTLWKPPRLPVTVLKRGMSGDDVLWLRERLNRIQNLPAEPNPSATFDSTLKQKVLTFQRQYGLSADGVVGETTFLKINALLNEKPLFTLSNNSTQAASPSENP is encoded by the coding sequence ATGTACACCACTCATTTCGGATTAACTGCAACCCCTTTTTCTCTCACTCCAGACCCACATTATCTTTATCTCAGTGAGCGTCACCGTGAAGCATTAGCCCATTTACTTTATGGTGTTAATGAAAATGCAGGTTTTATTCTGCTTTCTGGAGAGGTTGGCACAGGTAAAACAACGCTTTGCCGTTGTCTCATTGAGCAATTACCTAAAAATGTTGATGTCGCCCTTCTACTAAATCCACGAGTTTCCCCCTTAGAATTATTAGCATCGCTATTCGATGAATTACGAATTAGCTATGATCGTTCTTTTTCACTAAAAAATTTTATTGATACATTAAATAATTACTTACTCACTGCCCATGCAGTGGGGCGTAAAACGATTTTAATTTTAGATGAAGCTCAAAATTTAAGCCCTGATGTGTTAGAACAGGTTCGCTTATTAACGAATTTAGAAACCAATAGCCAAAAATTATTGCAAATTATTTTAGTTGGACAACCAGAATTAAATCAAATTCTTAAACGGAACAATCTGCGCCAATTAGCGCAACGAATTACTGCCCGTTACCATTTATTACCGCTTTCATTAAAAGATACACAAGCCTATATTAACCATCGTTTGGCAATCAGTGGTGCACGCCGTCCGCTTTTTAACCGTCCTGCAATTCATTATATTTATCAACGTACAGGCGGAATTCCTCGTTTAATTAATATTATTTGTGACCGCTCTCTATTGGGTGGATATGTCAATAATAAAACGATTGTTGATTTAAGCGTGGTACGTAAAGCCGTGCGTGAGGTGCGAGGCGAGCATTTTAATCCTTATGTTTCCCCCCAGTGGGTTGGTGGGATTGCTGTTTTATTAGTCGTGAGTGCTTTAAGTGGTTGGGCAGTTTATCAATACCCTAATATCCATAATTTTTTTCAGTCTTCTGAACAGACAACGGCAGAAACACCTAAAACGCCGACACTTCCTGCTGAAAATACGCTTGTTTCAAAACCATCATTGCCTGCTGTGACAACAACATCCTCAGCATTACCTATTGTCACTAGTCATTTATCACCTATTCACCGTGCTGTTGATGCTAGCCAACCAATTGCGACAACGCCCCCAGTCGTAACACCTCCGCCCACGGTGACAACAACAGCACCGCAGGTTAATACGGACGTAACAACATCCACGCCAGCATCAGATGATATTTTAAGCACATTGAAGAATGCAAATACGCTCAGTGATACTAAAACAGCGTTTGATACGTTGTTTGCATTATGGGGTATGGAGTATGAAAAATTAGCGGGAACAACAGCTTGTGACAAAGCAGCTAGCCAAGGCTGGGCATGTTTTTATAAAGCAGGGACGTGGGATGATATACGTCGTTTAAATAGTCCAACAGTGATAGAGCTCAATACAGAAGATGGTAAACAATATCATGTTGTTGTCACTCGTTTAGATCAAACAACTGCCACTTTAAATTTTGGTGGTCAATCATTGACTTATATGACAAAAACGATTGATCGTTTTTGGGCAGGACAGTTATTAACTTTATGGAAGCCTCCTCGCTTACCCGTGACGGTATTAAAACGCGGGATGTCTGGTGATGATGTACTTTGGTTGCGTGAACGCTTGAATCGTATTCAAAATTTGCCCGCAGAACCAAATCCTTCCGCCACGTTTGACAGTACACTGAAACAAAAGGTACTGACATTTCAAAGACAATACGGTCTTTCTGCCGATGGTGTTGTTGGGGAAACTACCTTTTTAAAAATCAATGCGTTGCTGAATGAAAAACCGTTATTCACCCTCAGTAACAACTCAACTCAAGCCGCTTCTCCTTCTGAGAATCCTTAA
- a CDS encoding TOBE domain-containing protein — translation MTTKIQGFIWLYRDDRNFAGPGRIQLLEKIGEFGSISKAAKAMGMSYKGAWDSIDLMNNLAPELLVTRVAGGKGGGGSQLTEYAHRLIKAFHEFEREHQQFLEQLNQKIENFDQLYQFMHRLNMQTSARNQFAGTITSITQGIVNAEVTLKLKGGLEIVATITLDSINQLGLCVGRTAVALVKSPQIVLANADTTLKFSARNQLYGKISDIEQGSVNIAVTIDLAGGNTLKAVVTEEALTDLGVKEGDPICAIFKSSSVIIAVEA, via the coding sequence GTGACAACAAAAATACAGGGTTTCATTTGGCTATACCGTGATGATCGTAATTTTGCAGGACCGGGGCGAATTCAGCTTTTAGAGAAAATCGGCGAGTTCGGTTCTATTTCTAAAGCGGCTAAAGCGATGGGAATGAGTTATAAAGGGGCTTGGGATTCTATTGATTTAATGAATAATCTCGCGCCAGAGTTGTTAGTAACTCGAGTTGCAGGGGGTAAAGGGGGCGGTGGTTCTCAATTAACTGAGTATGCGCATCGTTTAATTAAGGCGTTTCATGAGTTTGAACGCGAGCATCAGCAGTTTTTGGAACAGTTAAACCAAAAAATTGAGAATTTCGACCAGCTTTATCAGTTTATGCATCGTCTTAACATGCAAACCAGTGCGAGAAATCAGTTTGCAGGGACGATTACCAGTATTACGCAGGGCATTGTTAATGCTGAAGTGACGTTGAAGTTAAAAGGTGGGCTGGAAATTGTTGCAACGATTACTTTGGATAGTATTAATCAGTTGGGTTTGTGTGTGGGACGAACTGCGGTTGCATTGGTGAAGTCACCTCAAATCGTGTTAGCCAATGCGGACACAACCTTAAAATTTAGTGCTAGAAATCAGTTGTATGGAAAAATTTCTGATATAGAACAAGGCTCTGTCAATATCGCGGTTACAATTGATCTAGCAGGTGGTAATACGCTGAAGGCAGTTGTCACGGAAGAGGCATTAACAGATTTGGGTGTTAAAGAGGGTGATCCAATCTGTGCAATTTTTAAATCTAGTAGCGTTATCATTGCGGTAGAGGCATAA
- the rlmD gene encoding 23S rRNA (uracil(1939)-C(5))-methyltransferase RlmD has product MTRRRKSIPQTPVAATIENLSHDGRGVAHIDGKTVFIFGALPTEKVMFRYLSQQSRYDEGIAVEILEASPQRVTPRCAHFGVCGGCNLQHLEPFAQIQHKQATLLEHFQHIGKVEPEEVVSPLRADIWGYRRKARLGVKFVRAKQLVFVGFREHQSGFLTDIRHCDVLHPLVGEKISALRELIEQLEAKEQIAQFEVAIDDQHAAIIIRNLVPLSEVDRQKLIDFAKKQNFYFYLQSGKINTVAALYPPDLPLTSLHYQLPTESLSFNFAPYDFTQVNTAINEQMIPQALDWLAVTSTETVLDLFCGLGNFTLPLARRAAQVIGVEGDADLLLRAETNAHQQDIHNVSYHTANLADKQLQQPWMQIAYDKILLDPPRSGALEIIQNLPMTHTKNIVYVSCNPATLARDAGVLVHEKGFRLVKAGVMDMFPHTAHVESMALFTR; this is encoded by the coding sequence ATGACCCGCCGTAGAAAATCTATTCCTCAAACACCTGTTGCCGCAACCATTGAAAATCTTTCCCATGATGGACGAGGTGTTGCTCATATTGACGGTAAAACCGTTTTTATTTTTGGGGCATTACCTACCGAAAAAGTAATGTTTCGCTATTTATCACAACAAAGTCGTTATGATGAAGGAATTGCCGTCGAAATCTTGGAAGCCTCGCCTCAACGTGTTACGCCACGCTGCGCACATTTCGGCGTTTGTGGTGGGTGTAACTTACAGCATTTAGAACCATTCGCCCAAATACAACATAAACAGGCTACCTTATTAGAGCATTTTCAGCATATTGGCAAAGTTGAGCCTGAGGAAGTTGTTTCCCCGCTACGCGCAGATATTTGGGGGTATCGTCGTAAAGCGCGATTAGGCGTTAAATTTGTACGCGCAAAGCAATTGGTTTTTGTTGGATTTAGAGAACATCAAAGCGGTTTTTTAACGGATATTCGTCATTGTGATGTTTTACATCCGCTAGTTGGAGAAAAAATTAGCGCATTACGTGAGTTGATAGAGCAACTTGAGGCAAAAGAGCAGATTGCTCAATTTGAAGTCGCAATTGATGACCAACACGCCGCGATTATTATTCGCAATTTAGTGCCGTTATCAGAAGTTGATCGGCAAAAACTCATAGATTTTGCAAAAAAACAGAATTTTTATTTCTATTTGCAATCAGGAAAAATTAATACGGTTGCCGCGCTATATCCGCCCGACTTACCCTTAACCAGTCTGCATTATCAGTTACCCACAGAGTCATTAAGTTTTAACTTTGCACCCTATGATTTTACACAGGTTAATACTGCAATTAATGAGCAAATGATACCGCAAGCACTTGATTGGTTGGCAGTAACATCAACAGAAACCGTTTTAGATTTATTTTGTGGGTTGGGTAACTTTACGCTACCGCTTGCACGGCGAGCAGCTCAAGTCATTGGCGTGGAAGGCGATGCCGATTTATTATTGCGTGCAGAAACCAATGCACATCAGCAAGATATTCATAATGTCAGTTATCATACGGCTAACTTAGCAGATAAGCAGTTACAACAGCCGTGGATGCAAATTGCTTATGATAAGATTTTACTGGACCCTCCTAGAAGTGGCGCATTGGAAATTATTCAAAATTTGCCCATGACACACACCAAAAATATTGTTTATGTCTCTTGTAATCCTGCCACATTAGCCCGTGATGCAGGTGTGCTAGTGCATGAGAAAGGATTTCGCCTTGTTAAAGCGGGGGTAATGGATATGTTTCCGCATACGGCACATGTTGAGTCTATGGCATTATTTACGCGCTAA